Proteins encoded within one genomic window of Schaalia sp. HMT-172:
- a CDS encoding NlpC/P60 family protein encodes MATTPTRTRRASLRALTMTLGLSLALIALPAQARADDGGEAAPQSTPEASTAAQSAPQAAPSDPPSPATTGAPEATAPSASDQDRGAQASSVANEPPTVGAADETGQGAWLRDSIGWWWRRHDGTYPAGSWARIAGSRYFFDQRGYMATGWLRDGGHWYYLAPTGTLIGGWLKDGGAWYYLDPNTGVMATGMVGVDGTWYCMDSSGAMRTGWARLADGWHYFAPSGAQIGGWLKDGGAWYYLDPNTGVMATGMVGVDGTWYCMDSSGAMRTGWARLADGWHYFAPSGAQIGGWLKDGGEWYYLDPDSGIMRTTPLELGGRRYEFNASGAWLGYEAPAGYLQPTDHITGLGDQTNTLTWGMNGVKVRIVQQRLGLWHATKLASVDAAFVSAVTNFQRRAGLSPTGVVDRATWDAMDTGYPWTVDQYQASPLPLTATRSERIEALIGYAWNQTGSSYTWGGAGPYDLGFDCSGLVLQSLYAAGLDPQPITVIKHGWPDYRTSQELYAYPYFQHVPLAQRQRGDLIFYRSGGVVTHVSIYLGDDMIVHTDWMGRPARMDHITASYGWANMTPDVVRPLP; translated from the coding sequence ATGGCAACGACGCCCACCCGCACGCGCCGCGCATCCCTGCGCGCCCTCACGATGACCCTCGGCCTGTCCCTCGCCCTCATCGCGCTGCCCGCACAGGCGCGCGCCGATGACGGGGGAGAGGCCGCGCCGCAATCCACGCCAGAGGCATCGACCGCAGCCCAGTCCGCCCCGCAGGCCGCGCCGTCCGACCCACCCAGCCCCGCGACCACGGGCGCGCCCGAGGCCACCGCCCCCAGCGCGAGCGACCAGGACCGGGGCGCCCAGGCCTCGTCGGTGGCGAACGAACCCCCGACCGTTGGCGCCGCCGACGAGACGGGACAAGGAGCGTGGCTGCGCGACTCAATCGGCTGGTGGTGGCGCCGCCACGACGGCACCTACCCGGCGGGCAGCTGGGCGCGCATCGCCGGCTCGCGCTACTTCTTCGATCAACGCGGCTACATGGCCACCGGATGGCTGCGCGACGGCGGCCACTGGTACTACCTGGCGCCCACCGGGACCCTCATCGGCGGGTGGTTGAAGGACGGGGGAGCGTGGTATTACCTCGATCCGAACACGGGCGTCATGGCGACCGGCATGGTGGGCGTGGACGGTACCTGGTACTGCATGGACTCCTCGGGTGCGATGCGCACCGGGTGGGCGCGTCTGGCCGACGGCTGGCACTACTTCGCCCCCAGCGGCGCCCAGATCGGCGGGTGGCTGAAGGACGGGGGAGCGTGGTACTACCTCGATCCGAACACGGGCGTCATGGCGACCGGCATGGTGGGCGTGGACGGTACCTGGTACTGCATGGACTCCTCGGGTGCGATGCGTACCGGGTGGGCGCGTCTGGCCGACGGCTGGCACTACTTCGCCCCCAGCGGCGCCCAGATCGGCGGATGGCTGAAGGACGGGGGAGAGTGGTACTACCTTGACCCCGATAGCGGCATCATGCGCACCACCCCGCTCGAACTGGGCGGGCGCCGCTACGAGTTCAACGCCTCGGGCGCGTGGCTCGGGTACGAGGCGCCGGCCGGCTACCTCCAGCCCACCGACCACATCACCGGGCTCGGAGACCAGACCAACACCCTGACATGGGGCATGAACGGCGTCAAGGTCCGCATCGTGCAGCAGCGCCTCGGCCTGTGGCACGCCACCAAGCTCGCCAGCGTCGACGCCGCCTTCGTCTCCGCCGTCACAAACTTCCAGCGACGCGCGGGCCTGAGCCCGACCGGAGTCGTCGACCGCGCCACCTGGGACGCCATGGACACCGGATACCCCTGGACCGTCGACCAGTACCAGGCCAGCCCGCTGCCCCTGACCGCCACACGCTCAGAGCGCATCGAAGCGCTCATCGGATACGCGTGGAACCAGACCGGCTCGTCCTACACGTGGGGAGGCGCCGGCCCCTACGACCTCGGATTCGACTGCTCCGGCCTCGTCCTCCAATCCCTGTACGCCGCGGGTCTCGACCCCCAGCCCATCACCGTCATCAAGCACGGGTGGCCCGACTACCGCACGTCCCAGGAACTCTACGCCTACCCATACTTCCAGCACGTGCCGCTCGCCCAGCGCCAGCGCGGAGACCTCATCTTCTACAGGAGCGGCGGCGTCGTCACGCACGTGTCCATCTACCTGGGCGACGACATGATCGTCCACACCGACTGGATGGGCCGCCCCGCGCGCATGGACCACATCACCGCCAGCTACGGGTGGGCCAACATGACCCCCGACGTCGTGCGTCCCCTCCCGTAG
- a CDS encoding glycosyltransferase family A protein has translation MSATVTVVVRTRNRPAMLTRALGSIGSQTFTDYEVVIVNDAGDEAEVASVVDAQDAELRAKIQVVTNAVSKGREAALDCGLQASHNRYYAVHDDDDSWHPEFLARTVAYLDEHPDAGGVATRCEIIRERVRADGTCTEIEREVLSTDMYGLSLVDMMVENYTPPISQLIRREVADRVGHWDGSLQTQADWDFNLRLLADSPVGFIDEGPLAFWHHRDTLDPSLGNSIVTDAYLHTWDNLHIRDRYLRAMLATEDPSSPHLGQALLTAEYYRRTREELLRVDSGMHSSLNLVHVNLLNTMKALHQEVHELREEVAALRQELEDKPTLGESLRSAATAPTRAARRLFKRG, from the coding sequence ATGAGCGCCACAGTCACCGTCGTCGTCCGCACGCGCAATCGCCCGGCGATGCTCACCCGAGCCCTGGGCTCGATCGGATCGCAGACCTTCACGGACTACGAGGTCGTCATCGTCAACGACGCCGGCGACGAGGCCGAGGTCGCCTCGGTGGTCGACGCCCAGGACGCGGAGCTGCGCGCCAAGATTCAGGTGGTCACCAACGCGGTGTCGAAGGGCCGCGAGGCTGCCCTCGACTGCGGCCTGCAGGCTTCGCATAACCGCTACTACGCGGTCCACGACGACGACGATTCCTGGCACCCGGAATTCCTGGCTCGCACGGTCGCCTACCTGGACGAGCATCCCGACGCCGGGGGCGTCGCGACGCGCTGCGAGATCATCCGCGAGCGCGTGCGTGCGGACGGGACCTGCACTGAGATCGAGCGCGAGGTCCTGTCGACGGACATGTACGGCCTCTCCCTCGTGGACATGATGGTGGAGAACTACACGCCGCCGATCTCTCAGCTGATCCGCCGCGAGGTCGCCGATCGCGTGGGTCACTGGGATGGTTCCCTGCAGACGCAGGCGGATTGGGATTTCAACCTGCGTCTGCTCGCGGATTCCCCCGTCGGTTTCATTGATGAGGGGCCTTTGGCCTTCTGGCATCACCGTGACACGCTGGATCCGTCGCTGGGCAATTCGATCGTGACGGACGCGTATCTGCACACGTGGGACAACCTGCATATCCGTGATCGTTACCTGCGTGCCATGCTGGCGACGGAGGATCCGTCGTCTCCGCACCTGGGCCAGGCGTTGCTCACCGCGGAGTATTACCGGCGCACGCGCGAGGAGCTCTTGCGGGTGGATTCCGGGATGCATTCCTCGCTGAACCTGGTCCACGTTAACCTGCTGAACACGATGAAGGCCCTGCATCAAGAGGTGCACGAGCTGCGTGAGGAGGTGGCTGCCCTGCGTCAGGAGCTGGAGGATAAGCCGACGCTCGGGGAGTCGCTGCGCAGCGCGGCGACGGCCCCCACGCGCGCGGCGCGGCGCCTCTTCAAGCGCGGATAG
- a CDS encoding DUF2142 domain-containing protein, whose amino-acid sequence MARALADHLAPLRDRFVASAARPLALIIVVLGVLAVSAGWVFASPPGASPDDDYHLVSSWCPRPATSSCATTTIDGNLYVMAPVTTSHAPCEAFKADKSHACIYEYSDDTMFPTDRYNDGQYPYGFYQFHHLFTGHNVEHSVWVMRAINAGIAIILMGAIAALSRRSVRFSVLLAALVSWTPIGLYFIASNNPSSWAITGVFCYGAALYSALNAQGWRRWALLGAAAFAALLCYGSRGDAAFYVFVASLGILILAATRRHLPEIGIATVLSIIGVWCMLGSGQSEHIAQSDASVTLRERIDIAIMNIRYLPEYFAGFVGLDSGPGWRDTHLPGYTTIIGLLVLGAVIFFGARAMSWRKALAAFMVFGAMAGIPLLIATPPTFPNLGGYHSRYALPLLGIWLVIWLASSRKNSSITKGQLTIFVFFMSVVDAVAMHTTIARYVSGLLYIPHLGWIAPGNLNGNIQWWWAGAPITPMTLWIIATAGYTLALIAGSYLIGPRVRDAEEADAPTVHAAIAPPAEPLPEPATTAVREKEETE is encoded by the coding sequence ATGGCACGCGCGCTCGCCGACCACCTTGCTCCCCTGCGGGATCGTTTCGTCGCCTCGGCGGCCCGACCGCTCGCCCTCATCATCGTCGTGCTCGGCGTCCTCGCCGTCAGCGCGGGATGGGTCTTCGCCTCGCCCCCGGGTGCTTCCCCCGACGACGACTACCACCTGGTCTCCTCGTGGTGTCCGCGCCCCGCCACCTCCTCGTGCGCGACGACCACGATCGACGGCAATCTGTACGTCATGGCACCCGTGACCACGTCGCATGCGCCGTGCGAAGCATTCAAGGCTGACAAGTCGCACGCCTGCATCTACGAGTATTCGGACGACACCATGTTTCCGACAGACCGCTACAACGACGGTCAATACCCCTACGGCTTCTACCAGTTCCACCATCTCTTCACCGGACACAACGTCGAGCACTCGGTGTGGGTCATGCGTGCCATCAACGCCGGGATCGCCATCATCCTCATGGGGGCGATCGCTGCCCTGTCGCGCCGGTCCGTGCGTTTCAGCGTGCTCTTAGCAGCCCTGGTGTCGTGGACGCCGATCGGCCTGTACTTTATTGCCTCCAACAACCCCTCGTCGTGGGCGATCACCGGCGTGTTCTGCTACGGCGCGGCCCTCTACTCGGCCCTCAACGCGCAGGGGTGGCGACGCTGGGCTCTCCTCGGCGCGGCCGCCTTCGCGGCGCTGCTGTGCTACGGGTCCCGAGGCGACGCTGCCTTCTACGTCTTCGTTGCCTCCCTGGGAATCCTGATTCTGGCGGCCACGCGCCGTCACCTGCCCGAGATCGGAATCGCGACCGTCCTGAGCATCATCGGCGTGTGGTGCATGCTCGGGTCGGGCCAGTCCGAACATATCGCCCAGTCTGATGCGTCCGTGACCCTGCGCGAGCGCATCGATATCGCGATCATGAACATCCGCTACCTGCCCGAGTACTTCGCCGGATTCGTTGGCCTGGACTCGGGACCCGGCTGGCGCGATACCCACCTGCCCGGCTACACGACGATCATCGGGCTCCTCGTTCTGGGTGCGGTGATCTTCTTCGGCGCGCGCGCGATGAGCTGGCGCAAGGCCCTGGCCGCCTTCATGGTCTTCGGCGCGATGGCCGGCATCCCCCTCCTGATCGCGACCCCGCCCACGTTCCCCAACCTCGGCGGCTACCACTCGCGCTACGCACTGCCCCTGCTCGGCATCTGGCTGGTCATCTGGCTCGCCTCGAGCCGTAAGAACTCCTCGATCACGAAGGGGCAGCTGACGATCTTCGTCTTCTTCATGAGCGTCGTCGATGCCGTCGCGATGCACACGACGATCGCTCGCTACGTCAGCGGACTCCTGTACATCCCACACCTGGGTTGGATTGCGCCGGGCAACCTGAACGGCAACATCCAATGGTGGTGGGCGGGCGCGCCGATCACCCCGATGACCTTGTGGATCATCGCGACGGCCGGATACACCCTGGCGCTGATCGCGGGCTCCTACCTGATCGGCCCGCGGGTGCGTGACGCCGAGGAAGCGGACGCCCCCACCGTCCACGCGGCCATCGCGCCGCCTGCGGAGCCTCTGCCTGAGCCCGCCACCACCGCCGTCCGCGAGAAGGAAGAAACAGAATGA
- the rfbB gene encoding dTDP-glucose 4,6-dehydratase, whose protein sequence is MKIVVTGGAGFIGANFVHTLLEDHPDVDVVVLDKFTYAGNRASLTDIPADQAARLSVVEGDIADADLVDGVVAGADAVVHFAAESHNDNSLLDPSPFIQTNLVGTFTLLEAVRRHKVRFHHISTDEVYGDLELDDPAKFTPTTPYNPSSPYSSSKAGSDLLVRAWVRSFGVEATISNCSNNYGPYQHIEKFIPRMITNRLRGVRPRLYGDGLNVRDWIHVRDHNTAVWDILMKGRIGETYLIGANGETNNRDVVAILNELMGYAPDDFDHVTDRPGHDLRYAIDNSKLVTELGWEPRFTNFRDGLADTIAWYTENEAWWAPLKEAVEAKYAAEGH, encoded by the coding sequence ATGAAGATCGTTGTGACCGGCGGCGCCGGCTTCATCGGAGCGAATTTCGTTCACACGCTGCTGGAGGACCATCCGGACGTTGACGTCGTCGTCCTGGACAAGTTCACCTACGCGGGCAACCGCGCCTCCCTGACTGACATCCCCGCCGATCAGGCCGCGCGCCTGAGCGTCGTCGAGGGCGACATCGCGGACGCCGACCTCGTCGACGGCGTCGTCGCCGGCGCGGACGCTGTTGTTCACTTCGCAGCCGAGTCGCATAACGACAACTCGCTGCTGGACCCCTCGCCCTTCATTCAGACGAACCTGGTGGGCACCTTCACCTTGCTGGAGGCCGTGCGCCGCCACAAGGTGCGCTTCCACCACATCTCCACGGACGAGGTCTACGGCGATCTCGAGCTGGACGATCCCGCGAAGTTCACGCCCACCACGCCCTACAACCCTTCCTCGCCCTACTCCTCGTCCAAGGCGGGTTCGGACCTGCTGGTGCGCGCGTGGGTGCGTTCTTTCGGCGTGGAGGCCACGATTTCGAACTGCTCGAACAACTACGGTCCCTACCAGCACATCGAGAAGTTCATCCCCCGCATGATCACGAACCGCCTGCGCGGCGTGCGCCCCCGCCTGTACGGCGACGGCCTGAACGTGCGCGACTGGATCCACGTGCGCGACCACAACACGGCCGTGTGGGATATCCTCATGAAGGGCCGCATCGGCGAGACCTACCTGATCGGCGCGAACGGCGAGACGAACAACCGCGACGTCGTCGCCATCCTCAACGAGCTCATGGGCTACGCCCCCGACGACTTCGATCACGTGACCGACCGCCCGGGCCACGACCTGCGCTACGCGATCGACAACTCGAAGCTGGTCACCGAGCTCGGCTGGGAGCCGCGCTTCACGAACTTCCGTGACGGCCTGGCCGACACCATCGCCTGGTACACCGAGAACGAGGCCTGGTGGGCTCCCCTCAAGGAGGCCGTCGAGGCGAAGTACGCCGCCGAAGGGCACTGA
- a CDS encoding glycosyltransferase has protein sequence MATYNGMAEGGAWLDEQVDSVLAQVGVDVSLVVSDDASTDATRSHLEERAAADPRITVLPQRDGAPGVTGNFLHLFTTHPFDGSFVAFTDQDDVWHEDKLATQLALMAATGADVVSSNVTSFESLPGGGVGERRLIRKSQPQRDWDFLFEAAGPGSTYVFSPQAHRSLVGVLARLDYSQIGVHDWYVYALARAIGLTWVIGEEPTLEYRQHGGNVQGANSGAGARDARMEKLRNGFYRDQFIRTGRAALAVGTFDAPRRIELAAILRELEADGQWARLRFARRWSQIRRDRLEGLKLAAARVLRVW, from the coding sequence ATGGCCACCTACAACGGGATGGCCGAGGGCGGGGCGTGGCTCGACGAACAGGTGGACTCCGTGCTCGCCCAGGTGGGCGTGGACGTGTCCCTCGTCGTCTCCGATGACGCGTCGACGGACGCGACGCGCTCCCACCTGGAAGAGCGCGCCGCGGCCGACCCGCGCATCACCGTGTTGCCTCAGCGCGACGGTGCCCCCGGCGTGACGGGTAACTTCCTGCACCTCTTCACGACGCATCCCTTCGACGGGTCCTTCGTCGCCTTCACCGACCAGGACGACGTCTGGCACGAGGACAAGCTGGCCACCCAGCTCGCCCTCATGGCTGCCACGGGGGCGGATGTCGTCTCCTCCAACGTGACTTCTTTCGAGTCGCTGCCCGGCGGTGGAGTGGGGGAGCGCCGCCTGATCCGCAAGTCGCAGCCGCAGCGCGACTGGGACTTCCTCTTCGAGGCGGCCGGGCCCGGCTCCACATACGTGTTTTCTCCGCAGGCGCACCGCTCGCTCGTCGGCGTGCTCGCGCGGCTCGACTACAGCCAGATCGGCGTGCACGACTGGTACGTGTACGCCCTTGCGCGCGCGATCGGCCTGACCTGGGTGATCGGCGAGGAGCCAACCCTGGAGTACCGCCAGCACGGCGGCAACGTGCAGGGCGCCAATTCGGGTGCGGGCGCTCGCGACGCGCGCATGGAGAAGCTGCGCAACGGCTTCTATCGCGACCAGTTCATCCGCACGGGCCGCGCCGCCCTGGCCGTGGGGACCTTCGACGCGCCGCGCCGCATCGAGCTCGCGGCGATCCTGCGCGAGCTTGAGGCCGACGGGCAGTGGGCCCGCCTGCGCTTTGCCCGTCGCTGGTCGCAGATCAGGCGCGACCGCCTCGAGGGACTCAAGCTCGCGGCCGCGCGCGTCCTGCGCGTCTGGTAG
- a CDS encoding WhiB family transcriptional regulator has product MWNIFGDGPLEWSEDADAALYARVDGPLAWQQHALCAQTDPEAFFPEKGGSTREAKAVCQACQVREDCLEYALANDERFGIWGGMSERERRRLRRMAG; this is encoded by the coding sequence ATGTGGAACATCTTCGGTGACGGACCCCTCGAGTGGTCCGAGGACGCCGATGCGGCGCTGTACGCCCGCGTTGACGGCCCCCTTGCGTGGCAGCAGCACGCACTGTGCGCGCAGACGGATCCCGAAGCATTTTTCCCCGAAAAGGGCGGCTCCACTCGCGAGGCCAAGGCTGTTTGTCAGGCATGCCAGGTGCGCGAGGATTGCCTCGAGTACGCGCTCGCCAACGATGAGCGTTTCGGTATCTGGGGTGGCATGTCCGAGCGTGAGAGGCGGCGCCTGCGCCGTATGGCCGGTTGA
- a CDS encoding glycosyltransferase family 2 protein encodes MIPTSRSVGAILVTRGDAPLTQSVLRAIDAQSMAPDSLTIIDVAGRHVTPFPADRVPAGAELVRVGRARTLGDAIRRAQAQGAPFASAQWWWILHDDCAPEPECLSELVQAAAVGKTVGAVGVKQLSWDGQRLLELGIFATSSARRLERIGEEEIDQGQYDGTTDVLGVGTVGMLLRAEAYRDVDGFDPALGPFGDGLDMGRRLHLAGYRVIVAPRARVRHARASLTPALEAGAAPDTTASADPAEADALREAEQAKSFRRRRFAQLYNWCKATPALVLPFLAAWLLVWTPARALGRIVTGRSSLAVPEIAALLSLMGATPRLLAGRARAAKSRTVPRSALRSLEVTPASLRKEPAHVDEDEHGERIDPLIVASMRRYRLRSASAAVGLLVLTSLLAALQWWGSSSGLVGGAWVSAPASWTELWNAAWSGWIPGGDGYAGGADPLTILLALLSAPAAPLGITPGAVATFLLVASSPLAAMVAWVPTRSLTSSLRVRFLLSLAWALAPALLVSAMHGVLAGVLAHVALPVLAAYCAPEARPLLVDGASGVTSAPVCPRGVNAGCAALAVLVLGCCAPIAVAASLIALVWRSRRRALVALPAALVCAPTYVSILARPSAWPALASTTGGVHAYTRASSWMALLGMPAAPRSVLEGTVLGALGAGSVLLAVLALARHRSRSLGALACGALVAAAAGWAASHVGVGLDGAWVASAWTSPALSLSYGLLLLCAARVGAPVTTDEAVAAWDGPRSLALRAAGVLGALALLAVGATQSAAAFAARGDASQTPTYVLAQRETVSPVGTPIVSAVASQAQRSPRAGRILVLDGDPANGTVDASLWRGAGQSLTDASPSVRALALARARRSAATGTVSDPATASLAQAAYTLVVYPDDATVDALAAHGVDTILVPLGASGAQALAFGLDRAAGLEKVGDTNSGTVWRVRPDATTPSRVRVESPAGVTSPVGASQLRVDGDVNAIGTLVLAERADSGWRAFVDGVPLAAADPVDGWAQAFDMPAAGHLTVSYDAWWIIPWRIASGISLVIAAASALSAWRKR; translated from the coding sequence TTGATTCCCACGTCGCGCTCCGTCGGCGCCATCCTCGTCACCCGGGGTGACGCGCCGCTCACCCAGTCCGTTCTTCGGGCCATCGATGCTCAATCGATGGCCCCGGACTCCCTTACCATCATTGACGTCGCCGGGCGCCACGTCACCCCCTTCCCCGCCGACCGCGTCCCCGCCGGAGCCGAGCTCGTGCGCGTGGGCCGCGCGCGCACCCTTGGAGACGCCATTCGCCGCGCGCAGGCCCAGGGTGCTCCCTTCGCCTCCGCCCAGTGGTGGTGGATTCTCCACGACGACTGTGCGCCCGAGCCCGAGTGCCTGAGCGAACTCGTCCAGGCCGCCGCCGTCGGCAAAACAGTCGGCGCGGTCGGAGTTAAACAGCTGAGCTGGGACGGGCAGCGTCTCCTCGAACTCGGCATCTTCGCGACCTCCAGCGCCCGTCGCCTCGAGCGCATCGGCGAGGAGGAAATCGACCAGGGCCAGTACGACGGCACGACCGACGTACTCGGCGTCGGAACCGTCGGCATGCTCCTGCGCGCCGAGGCCTACCGGGACGTCGACGGCTTCGACCCCGCCCTCGGACCCTTCGGCGACGGCCTCGACATGGGACGGCGCCTCCACCTCGCCGGCTACCGCGTCATCGTCGCCCCGCGCGCCCGCGTGCGTCACGCCCGCGCCTCCCTCACCCCCGCGCTCGAGGCCGGCGCCGCCCCGGATACTACCGCGTCGGCCGACCCCGCCGAGGCGGACGCCCTCCGTGAGGCCGAACAGGCCAAGTCCTTCCGTCGGCGCCGCTTCGCGCAGCTATACAACTGGTGCAAGGCCACTCCGGCGCTCGTCCTGCCCTTCCTGGCGGCCTGGCTCCTCGTGTGGACCCCCGCCCGTGCCCTCGGACGCATCGTCACCGGCCGGTCCTCCCTGGCCGTGCCGGAGATCGCCGCGCTGCTCTCGCTGATGGGCGCGACCCCGCGCCTGCTCGCCGGGCGCGCACGGGCCGCCAAGAGCCGCACCGTTCCGCGCTCCGCGCTGCGTTCTCTCGAGGTGACGCCCGCGTCGCTGCGCAAAGAACCAGCCCACGTCGACGAGGATGAACACGGCGAACGCATCGACCCGCTCATCGTCGCCTCGATGCGGCGCTACCGTCTTCGGTCGGCGTCCGCCGCCGTCGGTCTCCTCGTCCTGACCTCTCTTCTCGCGGCCCTCCAGTGGTGGGGGTCGAGCTCCGGACTCGTCGGCGGCGCGTGGGTCTCTGCGCCCGCCTCGTGGACCGAGCTGTGGAACGCCGCGTGGTCCGGATGGATCCCGGGCGGCGACGGCTACGCCGGGGGCGCCGACCCCCTGACGATCCTCCTGGCCCTGCTCAGCGCCCCCGCGGCGCCCCTGGGCATCACGCCCGGCGCGGTCGCGACCTTCCTCCTCGTCGCTTCCTCGCCCTTGGCCGCGATGGTCGCGTGGGTGCCCACCCGCTCCCTGACCTCCTCGCTGCGGGTCCGATTTCTGCTCTCGCTGGCCTGGGCGCTCGCACCCGCCCTCCTCGTGAGCGCGATGCACGGCGTCCTGGCCGGCGTACTCGCACATGTGGCCCTGCCGGTCCTGGCCGCCTACTGCGCGCCCGAGGCCCGCCCCCTGCTCGTGGACGGCGCCTCCGGCGTCACCAGCGCCCCCGTGTGCCCGCGCGGCGTGAACGCCGGCTGCGCGGCCCTGGCGGTTCTCGTTCTCGGATGCTGCGCGCCCATCGCCGTGGCGGCGAGCCTCATCGCGCTCGTGTGGCGTTCGCGTCGGCGCGCCCTCGTCGCGCTTCCCGCCGCGCTCGTGTGCGCCCCCACCTACGTCTCCATCCTCGCCCGCCCCTCGGCGTGGCCTGCCCTCGCCTCCACGACCGGTGGCGTGCACGCCTACACGCGCGCCTCCTCGTGGATGGCCCTTCTCGGCATGCCGGCCGCCCCCCGCAGCGTCCTTGAGGGGACCGTGCTGGGAGCCCTTGGCGCCGGGAGCGTCCTCCTCGCCGTCCTGGCGCTCGCGCGCCACCGGTCGCGCTCCCTCGGCGCCCTCGCGTGCGGCGCGCTCGTGGCCGCGGCAGCCGGGTGGGCGGCCTCGCACGTCGGCGTGGGCCTCGACGGCGCCTGGGTGGCCTCGGCCTGGACGTCCCCGGCCCTGTCCCTGTCCTACGGCCTCCTGCTCCTGTGCGCGGCTCGCGTCGGCGCGCCGGTCACGACCGACGAGGCCGTGGCCGCGTGGGACGGCCCCCGATCCCTCGCGCTGCGCGCCGCCGGGGTCCTCGGCGCGCTCGCCCTCCTCGCGGTGGGCGCCACGCAGTCCGCGGCAGCCTTCGCGGCACGCGGGGACGCCTCCCAGACCCCGACCTACGTGCTCGCCCAGCGCGAGACGGTCTCGCCCGTGGGGACGCCCATCGTCTCCGCCGTCGCCTCCCAGGCCCAGCGTTCGCCTCGCGCCGGACGCATCCTCGTCCTGGACGGAGACCCCGCCAACGGCACCGTCGACGCCTCCCTGTGGCGCGGCGCCGGTCAGTCCCTGACGGATGCCTCGCCCTCCGTGCGCGCCCTCGCCCTCGCCCGGGCCCGCCGCAGTGCGGCCACGGGCACGGTGAGCGACCCGGCCACGGCCTCGCTCGCGCAGGCGGCCTACACGCTCGTCGTCTACCCCGATGACGCCACCGTGGACGCCCTCGCCGCCCACGGCGTCGACACGATCCTGGTTCCCCTTGGCGCCAGCGGCGCCCAGGCCCTCGCCTTCGGCCTCGACCGTGCGGCCGGCCTGGAGAAGGTCGGCGACACCAACTCCGGGACGGTGTGGCGCGTGCGCCCGGACGCGACCACGCCCTCGCGCGTGCGCGTCGAATCCCCCGCGGGCGTCACCAGCCCCGTGGGCGCCTCCCAGCTGCGCGTCGACGGCGACGTCAACGCCATCGGTACCCTCGTCCTGGCCGAACGCGCCGACTCGGGCTGGCGAGCCTTCGTCGACGGAGTCCCCCTCGCGGCCGCCGACCCGGTCGACGGGTGGGCGCAGGCCTTCGACATGCCCGCCGCCGGTCACCTCACCGTCAGCTACGACGCCTGGTGGATCATCCCCTGGCGCATCGCCTCAGGCATCAGCCTGGTCATCGCAGCGGCCAGCGCACTATCCGCGTGGAGGAAGAGATGA